Genomic window (Streptomyces cadmiisoli):
GCTGTTGCCATTCACGGACGCGGGCGGGTCCTGCCGCCCGTCCCGGGCCGGAACCTCGCCGGGACCCGGGGTGTCGGCGGCCGACGCGCCCACCGCGACCGTCAGCAGCGGGGCGCCGACGGGCAGTTCCGCGCCCTCCTCGCCGAAGCGCGCGGTGACCACGCCGCCGTACGGGCAGGGCACCTCGACCATCGCCTTGGCCGTCTCGACCTCGACGACCGGCTGGTCAATGGCGACGACATCGCCGACCTGCACCAGCCAGCGCACGATCTCCGCCTCGGTGAGCCCCTCGCCGAGGTCGGGGAGCTTGAACTCCAGCACCTGTGCCATCAGCTCTCGGCCTCCCATTGCAGACGCGCCACCGCGTCCAGGATCCGGTCGACGCCGGGCAGGTGGTGCCGCTCCAGCATCGGCGGCGGATAGGGGATGTCGAACCCGGCCACGCGCAGCACCGGTGCCTCCAGGTGGTGGAAGCAGCGCTCCGTGACCCGGGACGCGATCTCCCCGCCCGGTCCGCCGAACCCGCCCGACTCGTGTACGACGACCGCTCGCCCGGTCCGCCGTACCGAGGCGCAGACCGTTTCGTCGTCGAACGGCACCAGTGAGCGCAGGTCGACGACTTCGAGGTCCCACCCCTCGGCCCGAGCCGCCTCGGCGGCTTCGAGGCAGACGGGCACCGACGGCCCGTACGTGATGAGCGTGGCGCTCCGGCCGGAGCGCCGCACCACCGCGCGGCCGATCGGTTCAACGCTCTGCGGATCGTCCGGGTTCCAGGTGTCCTTCGACCAGTACAGCCGCTTGGGCTCCAGCAGGACGACCGGGTCGTCGGAGGCGATGGCGGCGCGCAGCAGGCCGTAGGCGTCGGCGACGGTGGCGGGCGTGACGACATGGAGCCCCGGAGTCGCCATGTAGTACGCCTCGGACGAGTCGCTGTGGTGCTCGACGCCGCCGATGCCGCCGCCGTAGGGGATGCGGATGGTGATGGGCAGCGGCATCGCGCCGCGCGTCCGGTTGCGCATCCGGGAGACATGGCTGATGAGCTGCTCGAACGCCGGGTAGGCGAACGCGTCGAACTGCATCTCGACCACCGGCCTCAGGCCGTACATGGCCATGCCGACGGCGGTGCCGAGGATGCCCGCCTCGGCGAGCGGGGTGTCGGTGCACCGGTCCTCGCCGAACTCCTTGGCGAGGCCGTCGGTGACACGGAAGACACCGCCGAGCCGGCCGACGTCCTCGCCCAGGACGTGCACGGTGGGGTCGGCGGCCATCGCGTCGCGCAGCGCGCGCGTGAGGGCCTGCGCCATGGTGGCGGGCTTCACGGCGACCGTGGTCATCGGTCCCCTCCGTCCTGCTCGGCCGCCAGCTCGGCCTGCAGCATGGCCTGTTGTTCCCGCAGTTGCGGGGTCGGCTCGGCGTACACATGGGCGAACAGGTCCATGGGGTCCAGCACCGCGTCCTGGTTCATCCGGGCGCGCAGATCCGCGGCGAGTTCCTCGGCCTCCTCACGCGCGTGCCGGATGCCGTCCTCGTCGATGAGGCCGCGCTCGGTCAACTCCCGCTCCAGGAGCGCGATCGGGTCGTGCGCCCGCCAGGTCTCGACCTCGGAGTCGGCCCGGTAGCGCTTGTCGTCGTCCGCGTTCGTGTGGGCTTCCATGCGGTACGTCACGGCCTCCACGAGGGTGGGACCGCCGCCCTCACGCGCGCGTCGCACCGCGTCGGCGAGGACCTCGTGCACGGCGGCGGCGTCGTTGCCGTCGACCAGCCGGCCCGGCATCCCGTATCCGACGGCCTTGTGGGCCAGGGACGGGGCGGCGGTCTGCTGGTCGAGCGGCACGGAGATCGCGAAGCCGTTGTTCTGCACCAGGAAGACGACCGGGGACTGCCACACGGCGGCGAAGTTCAGCGCCTCGTGGAAGTCCCCCTCGCTGGTGCCGCCGTCGCCGACCATGGCCAGCGCGACGACGTCGTCGCCCTTGAGGCGGGCGGCGTGCGCGAGGCCGACGGCGTGCGGGAGCTGGGTGGCGAGCGGGGTGGACAGCGGGGCCACCCGGTGGGCGTACGGGTCGTAGCCGGTGTGCCAGTCGCCGCGCAGCAGCGTCAGGGCCTCGACGGGGTCCACGCCGCGGGCCACCACGGCGAGCGTGTCGCGGTAGCTCGGGAAGAGCCAGTCACGGTCCTCCAGGACCAGCGCGGCGGCGACCTCGCAGGCCTCCTGGCCGGTGCTGGACGGATAGACGGCGAGACGGCCCTGCTTGGTCAGGGCGGTGGCCTGCGCGTTGTACCGCCGGCCGCGCACCAGGTGCGCGTGCAGCCGGCGCAGCAGGTCGGGGTCGGCCTTGCCGGCGGCCTCGGTGCCGAGGACTCGGTACGGAGCCGTGTCAGGCAGCAGCGGCGCGGGGTCGGTACGGGGCTGCCAGGCGGGCGGCGGCGACGGCCGATACGCGCCACGCTGCTCCATGACCGTCATGACGGCACCTCCTCGTGGGAGCGGCTTGGAGAGGCGCGTCGGTTGTGATGCGCCTCACCTACCGATTGTTCGGTCGACGGCACATTTTGGCTACAGGCCCCCTCGGGCTGTGGACAAACGGTTCTCCACAGCCTGAGATGGACGCATTACGTCCATGGTAGGGAGGCGGGGGGACATGGCATCTGAACAAATGGCCGAAGGCCCGGAGGCCGGGTCCGTCACGGCGCCGGCGCGTCCGCTCGACGCCATCGACGAGGACATCCTGCGGATACTCCAGGCGGACGGCCGCGCGTCGGTGCGGTCCGTGGCCGAACGGGTCCATGTCTCGCGCGCGAACGCCTACGCGCGGATCAACCGCCTGGTCGAGGACGGTGTGATCCGCGGCTTCGGCGCCCGGGTGAACCACGAACGCGCCGGTCACGGGACGTCGGCGTACATCACACTGAAGATTGTCCAGAACTCCTGGCGGACGGTGCGCGAGCAGCTCAGGCAGCTGCCCGGCGCCTCCCACATCGCCCTCGTCGGGGGCGATTTCGATGTGCTGCTGCTGGTGCACACCCCGGACAACCGGGCGCTGCGCGAGCTGGTGCTCACCCGGCTCCAGGCGATACCGGAGGTGCTCAGCACCCGGACCCTGCTGGTCTTCGAGGAGGAGGACCTGGAACCGCAGGGCTGACCCGAGGACCTCAGTCGTCCTGCCGGAGCCCGCCGAAGATCAGCCGCGCCACCGCGTCGGCCACTTCGTCCTCGCTCATGCCCCGCCCGTCCGGGCGGTACCACTCCACGATCGAGTTGATCATCCCGAAGACCAGCCGGGTGGCGAGCCGTACCTCCACGTCGCCGCGCACATCGCCCTCCGCGGCAGCCGCCTTCAGCAGCTCGGCCACCCGGTGGTCGAAGTCCCGGCGCCGCTCCAGGGCCCAGCGCTCGGTGCCGGTGTTGCCGCGCACGCGCAGCAGCAGCGTCACGTAGGGCAGTTCGGCGATGAGCACCTCGACCATGCGCCGCACGACGTACTCCAGCCGCTCGGCGGCCCGCCCCACACGCGCGTGCTCCTCGTCGAGGATCCCGAAAAGCCCGTCCAGCGCCCGGCTCACGGCCCGGCGCAGCAGCTCCTCCTTACCCGTGACGTGGTGGTAGATGGAGGACTTGGAGATCCCCGCCGCCCTGGACAGGTGCTCCATGGAGGTGCCGTCGTAGCCGCGCTCGTTGAAGACCTGGACGGCGACCGACAGCAGCGTCTCCGGCGTGTACGTGTCGCGCTTGGCGGTGGTCATGAGGTGCTGCCCTCCCGCTTGTCGGTGGCGTACGCGTGGCGGTACAGCGCCAGGGAGGGCGCGTAGCGCCCGGAGGGGTCGCGCAGGTGGAGGTCGTCCAGGAGAGCGTAGGCCCAGTTGCGGCCGAGGCGGCGGCTCCACTCGAAGGGGCCGAGGGGGTAGTTGACGCCCAGCCGCATCGCGGTGTCGACGTCCTCCTCGGTGGCGACCCCCTTGGCGACGGCGTCGTACGCCAGGTCGACGATCCGGGCCACCGTGCGGGCGACGATCATGCCGGGCATGTCACCGATGACGCTGACCTGCTTGCCGAGCGCCTGGAACAGGCCGGTGGCCTCGGCGAGCGTCTGCGGCGAGGTGTCCTGGGAGGCGGACAGGGCGATGCGGGTGGCCCTGCGGTAGTCGAGCGCGAGGTCGAAGTAGACGACGTCGCGAAACTCCACCGAGGTCTGGCCGTCGGCGAGCACCAGCTGGCCGCCGCCGGGCAGCACCAGGCGCGTGCCGTGGTCCTCGTCCTCCTCGCGGACCGGGACGCCCGCCTCACGGATCAGTGCGAGCAGTTCGGACGCCGGTCCCAGATCGCCCTCGGCGACCACGTACGCGGGCGGCCGCGCGGGATCCGCGGTGTGCGGTTCGTCCGGCTCGGCGCCCTCCCGGTAGTCGAACCAGCCCTGTCCGGTCTTGCGGCCGAGCCGGCCGGACTCGACCAGGCGACGCTGGGCGAGCGAGGGCGTGAAGCGCACGTCCTGGAAGAAGGACCGCCACACGGAGTGCGTGACGGACTCGTTGACGTCCTGCCCGATGAGGTCGGTCAGCTCGAAGGCGCCCATCCTGAAGCCGCCCGACTCGCGCAGCACGGCGTCGATGGTGGCCGGGTCGGCGCCCTGCGCCTCGTGGACCGCGAACGCCTCGGCGTAGAAGGGCCGGGCGATCCGGTTGACGATGAAGCCGGGGGTGTCGGCGCAGGCGACCGGGGTCTTGCCCCACGCGCGTGCCGTCTCGTACGCGCGCGTGGCCGAGGACACGTCGGTCGCGAACCCCGAGACGACCTCGACGAGCGGCATCAGCGGGGCGGGGTTGAAGAAGTGCAGTCCGACGAAGCGGCCCGGGGCGCGCAGGGCACCGCCGATGGCGGTCACCGACAGCGACGAGGTGTTGGTGGCGAGCAGGCAGTCCTCGGCGACCACGTCCTCCAGCTCGCGCAGCAGGTCCTGCTTCGCCTCCAGCCGCTCCAGGACGGCCTCGACGACCAGGGCGCAGTCGGCGAGCTCGGCGAGGGTCTCGGCGGGCAGCAGCCGGGCGCGCGCGGCATCCCGGTCGGCGGCGGTGAGCCGGTCCTTCGCGACGAGCCGGTCGAGCCGGGCGGCTATCGCGTCGGCGGCTTCCAGGGCCCGGCCCGGAACGGCGTCGTACAGCCGAACGGGGTGGCCCGCGATCAGCGCCACCTGGGCTATGCCCTGGCCCATGGTGCCGGTGCCGACCACGGCCACGGGACCGCTGAGGTCGAGTGCTGTCATGTGCGCGATCCTCCCGCACGGGGTTTTCCACAGATGCGGCGGACCCCCTTGTCCCGACCGATCGTTCGGTTACTCTAACTCTGACTGCCTGATTCTGCCCATGTCTTAGCCCAGGTCATGAGCTCGACGAAGAGTTCTTGAGACGAGGAGTTGGTCCCGCATGGCCGCCGAACTCACCGCCCACGAGCTGGTCGCCCAGCACCGGCCCACCCTCGACCAGGCGCTGGAAGCGATCCGCACGCGCGCGTACTGGTCCCCGCACCCCGAACATCCCAAGGCCTACGGAGAACACGGCAGCCTGGACGCGGCCGCGGGCAAGGCCGCCTTCGACGCCCTGCTGGGCACCCGCATCGACCTCGGCCAGCCCGGCACGGACGACTGGACGGGCGACGAGCTCTCGCCGTACGGCATCGAGCTGGGCGTCACCTACCCGCACGCGGACGTCGACGTCCTGCTGCCCGCCATGAAGGCGGGACAGCGCGCGTGGCGCGACGCGGGCGCGGAGATCCGGGCGATGGTCTGTCTGGAGATCATCAAGCGGATCAGCGACCGGACCCACGAGTTCGCGCACGCGGTGATGCACACCAGCGGCCAGGCCTTCATGATGGCCTTCCAGGCGGGCGGCCCCCACGCGCAGGACCGCGGCATGGAGGCCGTGGCGTACGCGTACGTGGAGCAGGTCCGCACCCCCGACACCGCGGAGTGGACCAAGCCCCAGGGCAAGCGGGAACCGCTCGCGCTGACCAAGCGGTTCACGGCCGTCCCGCGCGGCATCGCACTGGTCATCGGCTGCAACACCTTCCCCACGTGGAACGGCTACCCCGGCCTGTTCGCCTCCCTGGCCACCGGCAACGCGGTCCTGGTCAAGCCCCACCCGCGCGCGGTGCTGCCGCTCGCGCTGACCGTGCAGGTGGCGCGCCAGGTGCTGGCCGAGGCCGGCTTCGACCCGAACCTGGTCGCGCTGACCGCCGACCGGCCCGGTGAGGGCAGCGCCAAGACGCTCGCCACCCGCCCCGAGATCCGCATCG
Coding sequences:
- the pdhA gene encoding pyruvate dehydrogenase (acetyl-transferring) E1 component subunit alpha encodes the protein MTVMEQRGAYRPSPPPAWQPRTDPAPLLPDTAPYRVLGTEAAGKADPDLLRRLHAHLVRGRRYNAQATALTKQGRLAVYPSSTGQEACEVAAALVLEDRDWLFPSYRDTLAVVARGVDPVEALTLLRGDWHTGYDPYAHRVAPLSTPLATQLPHAVGLAHAARLKGDDVVALAMVGDGGTSEGDFHEALNFAAVWQSPVVFLVQNNGFAISVPLDQQTAAPSLAHKAVGYGMPGRLVDGNDAAAVHEVLADAVRRAREGGGPTLVEAVTYRMEAHTNADDDKRYRADSEVETWRAHDPIALLERELTERGLIDEDGIRHAREEAEELAADLRARMNQDAVLDPMDLFAHVYAEPTPQLREQQAMLQAELAAEQDGGDR
- a CDS encoding 3-hydroxyacyl-CoA dehydrogenase codes for the protein MTALDLSGPVAVVGTGTMGQGIAQVALIAGHPVRLYDAVPGRALEAADAIAARLDRLVAKDRLTAADRDAARARLLPAETLAELADCALVVEAVLERLEAKQDLLRELEDVVAEDCLLATNTSSLSVTAIGGALRAPGRFVGLHFFNPAPLMPLVEVVSGFATDVSSATRAYETARAWGKTPVACADTPGFIVNRIARPFYAEAFAVHEAQGADPATIDAVLRESGGFRMGAFELTDLIGQDVNESVTHSVWRSFFQDVRFTPSLAQRRLVESGRLGRKTGQGWFDYREGAEPDEPHTADPARPPAYVVAEGDLGPASELLALIREAGVPVREEDEDHGTRLVLPGGGQLVLADGQTSVEFRDVVYFDLALDYRRATRIALSASQDTSPQTLAEATGLFQALGKQVSVIGDMPGMIVARTVARIVDLAYDAVAKGVATEEDVDTAMRLGVNYPLGPFEWSRRLGRNWAYALLDDLHLRDPSGRYAPSLALYRHAYATDKREGSTS
- the paaN gene encoding phenylacetic acid degradation protein PaaN, encoding MAAELTAHELVAQHRPTLDQALEAIRTRAYWSPHPEHPKAYGEHGSLDAAAGKAAFDALLGTRIDLGQPGTDDWTGDELSPYGIELGVTYPHADVDVLLPAMKAGQRAWRDAGAEIRAMVCLEIIKRISDRTHEFAHAVMHTSGQAFMMAFQAGGPHAQDRGMEAVAYAYVEQVRTPDTAEWTKPQGKREPLALTKRFTAVPRGIALVIGCNTFPTWNGYPGLFASLATGNAVLVKPHPRAVLPLALTVQVARQVLAEAGFDPNLVALTADRPGEGSAKTLATRPEIRIVDYTGSTAFGDWLEANARQAQVFTEKAGVNTVIVESTDDYRGMLANLAFSLSLYSGQMCTTPQNLLVPRDGIRTDQGPKSYDEVVADLAAAVDALLGDDARANALLGAIVNPDVKARLDAAAGLGEVALASREVTNPDFPGAVVRTPLIVKLDGAKPDDEAAYMNECFGPVSFAVAVDSASDAVELLRRTVRDKGAMSVGAYTTDEEVESAIEEVCLEESAQLSLNLTGGVYVNQTAAFSDFHGSGGNPAANATLTDGAFVATRFRVVEVRREA
- a CDS encoding Lrp/AsnC family transcriptional regulator, with the protein product MASEQMAEGPEAGSVTAPARPLDAIDEDILRILQADGRASVRSVAERVHVSRANAYARINRLVEDGVIRGFGARVNHERAGHGTSAYITLKIVQNSWRTVREQLRQLPGASHIALVGGDFDVLLLVHTPDNRALRELVLTRLQAIPEVLSTRTLLVFEEEDLEPQG
- a CDS encoding alpha-ketoacid dehydrogenase subunit beta, coding for MTTVAVKPATMAQALTRALRDAMAADPTVHVLGEDVGRLGGVFRVTDGLAKEFGEDRCTDTPLAEAGILGTAVGMAMYGLRPVVEMQFDAFAYPAFEQLISHVSRMRNRTRGAMPLPITIRIPYGGGIGGVEHHSDSSEAYYMATPGLHVVTPATVADAYGLLRAAIASDDPVVLLEPKRLYWSKDTWNPDDPQSVEPIGRAVVRRSGRSATLITYGPSVPVCLEAAEAARAEGWDLEVVDLRSLVPFDDETVCASVRRTGRAVVVHESGGFGGPGGEIASRVTERCFHHLEAPVLRVAGFDIPYPPPMLERHHLPGVDRILDAVARLQWEAES
- a CDS encoding TetR/AcrR family transcriptional regulator, giving the protein MTTAKRDTYTPETLLSVAVQVFNERGYDGTSMEHLSRAAGISKSSIYHHVTGKEELLRRAVSRALDGLFGILDEEHARVGRAAERLEYVVRRMVEVLIAELPYVTLLLRVRGNTGTERWALERRRDFDHRVAELLKAAAAEGDVRGDVEVRLATRLVFGMINSIVEWYRPDGRGMSEDEVADAVARLIFGGLRQDD